DNA from Elaeis guineensis isolate ETL-2024a chromosome 2, EG11, whole genome shotgun sequence:
TCTCCATAACATCAGAGTTCCTTCGTAGCTCATCTCCCTCCTTCTGCCCTGAGGTCAAGTGACTGCAGATGAAGCAGAAGCTTGTTTGGTGCAAAGACATGCTAATGGAAATTGAACCCTGAAAGAAGGACAGGATTCCCTCCTTAAATTGTGTTCAAAGAGAACATATGGATAAAAGGACACTGGCAAAGCATCACTGTCTTGAAAAAGGGTCTTAGATATTGTCGAAAGTGAAGGACTATCACATAGAAATTTGGTTAAGCATAGGTTGGAAAAGCCAACTTGAAAACACGACAATTACCTTGTTGCCGAGATAACCCATTAATCCCCTGCCaacacaagataccttcaagttCTTTACATCATCTCTAATTTCACTCCTCACCCATATTGTGAGAAATATCCCAACCATCTGCTTGCTTGCAACCAAACAGTACCTGGCATCACCCCAAGTTTAAATTTGAGACTGATTCAACAAGGGCAGAGGCTTGAAACTAAAGATAAgttttcaaaagtaaaatcatgatagaaaagagaaagaaaaaaatttagatagatctTAAAacattttaaaaatctaaattaaattaatagttaTGTTGCAACACATAGAGCACAATGGTCAAAAGAATTATGAAAATAAACAAGCAAGTCTTGCAAAGGATTACCTAGATCTTCCTGATGGTCTGTCCCTCTCTTCCATTGATGGAACACCATAGCCATATGACATTGGGGAAAAATAGACCACACTAGGTGACTCCATGCCAACATTCTCATCATCAGATGACCCACCCCATCTAAAATTGGGATCAAAATCACTTGGTCTGCTCCCAAAGCTGACACGTTCACAAACGCTAAATCGGCGATCCAGCCTTGGTGGTGGGACCATGATATCTCCATCAATTCTTAAACTACGGCTCAGAGACTGGAATGATCGCCGATGAAAGAACGATGAGTTCTTCTGCCTCACTGATGAACCCTCGAAATCAGCATTGAGCTCAGCAATTGGGTTGGGAACGGGAGAGGGTGTGTGGTAGCTGCCACTGCCACAAGTGCCAGGAAGATTATTCAGTGTCTTTCTAATGAGTGCCACCCATTTCCTCGCTGGGCCATTGTCTTCAGCACCTAGAACATTCCCCGCATTCAAAGGAACAATTTCCTGAAACCTAAGAACAGGCACGATCTGAATTAATTCTAGATTTATGTTAACCATCAACAAGTTGCCATGGTTTAGATCGAGTGTACTGAGACATACCCCAAAACATATATATCAGCAGGAGGACAAGCATGGAGCCAGTCCTCAAGATTCAAGTTACTTGGTGGGGACTTCCCACCCACATTCCATGTTGCAACAAACATCCTACACCATCAAGTGGAGCAGATAAataaaggttggcatcccatatcGGAAGACACAGTACTAACGAGTATGAGAGTTAAACAAAGTTTAGGGAGTTAATTTGAATTACTTGTACTCCTGAATGTCTGTAACTTGAGCTGAATCAAGATCGTTCCTTCCTCGCCAAACTCGATCCATGCTCTTCTTGGGCAATCTCTCTGGGGTACCATGTGAGAAATTAGTGACAACAAATGGATGGTATTTAACGGCCAGCCAATTCAAGGAATAATTTGAaaaagaagaacagaagaaagaaaagcaaacagCAGCTTAGATGTGGTCCGCAGCCATTAGGCAAGGAGGGGCCTGACGCTCTAACCTGTTCTACTTTTCTTGACTGTGGATGCCTCCCTTTCTGGGAAGCTGGACCTCCATTCTCCATCACCTCCTGATAAGAACACACCGtttaacaaaaaagaaaagaaaaagatgaaaaaaaagctGTGGCCTAAGTGCTAGGATACTGTTGTAtgcatcaaagatatgaacttgtacATTGAAATTATTGTGTTCTTTTAAAAAGATAAAGGATTGCAGAATTTATCAAGCGATGTTGAAGGGAAACGTCAACTATTTGGTGAAAATTAAACATATCAATTTGCAAAGATAAGGATCCAAGGAAAGAAGAGATCTTTTGGTACAAAAAGAAATAGAACTGAGCCCAAATCCTAAAGATGGGGAGTTCTCCACTAAAAACGCCAGAAAAAAGAAAATCTCTACAAGAAACAGAGAGCTGCGGCCGAATCCCAGAAGAGAAACAATGGACATACCTCTGCCAACAACATCATCTGCATGAAAGTCCTGAGCTTTGCCCTTGATGTTGAACCACTTTCTTACCGTCTTGGACCATGATAGCTTCTCCCacaaaatga
Protein-coding regions in this window:
- the LOC105057302 gene encoding type I inositol polyphosphate 5-phosphatase 4: MRDENSKKSKLSWSKTVRKWFNIKGKAQDFHADDVVGRGGDGEWRSSFPEREASTVKKSRTERLPKKSMDRVWRGRNDLDSAQVTDIQEYKMFVATWNVGGKSPPSNLNLEDWLHACPPADIYVLGFQEIVPLNAGNVLGAEDNGPARKWVALIRKTLNNLPGTCGSGSYHTPSPVPNPIAELNADFEGSSVRQKNSSFFHRRSFQSLSRSLRIDGDIMVPPPRLDRRFSVCERVSFGSRPSDFDPNFRWGGSSDDENVGMESPSVVYFSPMSYGYGVPSMEERDRPSGRSRYCLVASKQMVGIFLTIWVRSEIRDDVKNLKVSCVGRGLMGYLGNKGSISISMSLHQTSFCFICSHLTSGQKEGDELRRNSDVMEILKKTRFPRVHGVADEKSPETILEHDRIIWLGDLNYRIALSYRSAKALVEMRNWKALLERDQLRIEQRYGRVFEGWKEGRIYFPPTYKFSTNSDRYAGDDMHPKAKRRTPAWCDRILWYGRGINQLSYLRGESRFSDHRPVYGFFAAEVEIINRSRIRKNMGCSSSRVEVEELLPYSHGYTDLNFY